From Triticum aestivum cultivar Chinese Spring chromosome 4A, IWGSC CS RefSeq v2.1, whole genome shotgun sequence, a single genomic window includes:
- the LOC123088645 gene encoding GDSL esterase/lipase At5g45950, with product MRGFPLAVLLLALLLAAGELHCAATAPAPPAKASAPPPTPPQHAPPSPPRRHRPSHGRAPPVPRKQDPPSSPPPPPPKQDPPSQSPPQQQQDPPSPPPQQIMPPIQLVPPIQDPDVGAPMPPRGGNRSAVCTTLLVFGDSTVDPGNNNRLRTTAKANFPPYGVNFYGRRPTGRFSNGRLATDMLADKLGIMRTIPGFLDPTLKLGQLRKGVSFASAGSGYDDSTATTLSALPFRRQLWHFWRYKLLIRALLGTRRAERIVNRATFIISAGTNDMLLNYIASNRSAGPIAMLRYENHLIARLGNYTQVMRMLGARRFMFVGLPPIGCLPIARTLLGRDPDGCDSDLNQLAASFNSRLIQLSNFVNYQPRMRSAYIDTYTIIRAATDNPQNYGLTEVSRGCCGSGMIEVGQTCRGRRTCPDPSKYLYWDAVHPTETTNQLITSLMLDSIAGIYS from the exons ATGAGGGGCTTCCCGCTGGCCGTCCTACTGCTGGCGCTGCTGCTCGCCGCCGGGGAACTGCATTGCGCAGCAACAGCACCAGCGCCACCAGCAAAGGCATCCGCGCCACCGCCCACACCACCACAGCACGCACCACCATCGCCTCCGCGGCGACACCGGCCATCGCACGGACGAGCCCCACCGGTTCCCCGGAAGCAGGAccctccatcatcaccaccgccaccaccgccgaaGCAGGACCCTCCATCTcagtcgccgccgcagcagcagcaggACCCTCCGTCACCGCCGCCACAGCAGATCATGCCGCCAATACAGCTCGTGCCACCAATTCAGGACCCCGACGTGGGAGCACCCATGCCACCCAGGGGCGGCAACCGCTCCGCGGTCTGCACCACGCTCCTCGTGTTCGGGGACTCAACGGTGGACCCTGGCAACAACAACCGCCTGCGCACCACGGCCAAGGCCAACTTCCCGCCCTACGGCGTCAACTTCTACGGCCGCAGGCCCACCGGCCGCTTCTCCAACGGCCGGCTGGCCACCGATATGCTGG CGGACAAGCTCGGTATAATGAGGACCATCCCGGGCTTCCTTGACCCGACGCTCAAGCTGGGGCAGCTCCGGAAGGGGGTGAGCTTCGCGTCGGCGGGCTCTGGATACGACGATAGCACTGCCACCACATTA AGCGCGTTGCCATTCCGGAGACAATTGTGGCACTTCTGGCGCTACAAGCTACTGATCCGAGCACTGCTTGGAACAAGAAGAGCAGAACGGATTGTCAACAGGGCTACCTTCATCATAAGCGCTGGCACAAATGACATGCTCCTAAACTACATCGCGTCGAACCGATCAGCTGGCCCTATCGCCATGCTGCGGTACGAGAACCACCTGATAGCACGCCTTGGCAATTATACCCAG GTGATGAGGATGCTTGGAGCGAGAAGGTTCATGTTCGTCGGGCTACCCCCGATCGGCTGTCTGCCAATCGCGAGAACATTGCTTGGAAGGGATCCAGATGGATGCGACAGCGATCTAAACCAGTTGGCAGCCTCCTTCAACTCGAGGCTGATTCAGCTGTCGAATTTCGTCAACTACCAGCCCCGAATGAGGAGCGCCTACATAGACACCTACACAATCATACGGGCAGCAACAGACAACCCTCAGAACTACG GGCTGACGGAGGTGTCGAGAGGGTGCTGCGGATCAGGGATGATCGAGGTCGGCCAGACATGCAGAGGGCGAAGGACATGCCCAGACCCGAGCAAGTACTTGTACTGGGATGCTGTCCATCCGACAGAGACAACGAACCAGCTTATCACAAGCCTGATGCTGGACTCCATTGCCGGAATCTACAGCTAG
- the LOC123088646 gene encoding cycloartenol Synthase isoform X2: MWKLKIAEGGPWLSSGNNHVGRETWEFDQNDAGSSEERDAVDAARAEFQKNRFRTRHSSDVLARMQLAKKNNFSLDQQKPNDEATVDINVATVSEALRRALGYFSAIQAHDGHWPGDFPGPLFTTATMIIVLYVTESLGTTLSSEHRKEICRYLYNRQNIDGGWGLHAEGESSMLSSALNYTALRLLGEGADDGPDMSMPKARKWIHDHGGATMIPILGKVWLSVLGVFEWSGVNPMPPELFLLPSFVPIQPGRLWSHFRMAFIPMSYLYGKKFVGPITKLVLSLREELHIHPYKKINWKQARKLCAKEDAYHPHTWLQECLSDCLYSFGEPFLACWPVSYMRRRALRQIADFLKYEDDISRYICIGAAQKALSMLCCWSEDPNSDAFKRHLARVADFLWLSEDGMKVCAGQSWDVAFAVQAILASNVAEEFGTTLRKAHHFIKASQIVDNPSGDFARKYRHISKGGWAFQVADQGWQVSDCTAEALKALLLLSKFPSDIVGDQMETCRFHDAVNVLLSLQNPNGGYGTWELARTYPWMENLNMTEIYADIMVEHQYVECTSSVIQALALFRQKYPGHREDEIEQCIRRATEFIEKLQNEDGSWFGSWGICFTYGTWFAIEGLSAVGQCYNNSTYIRKGCQFLLSKQLRNGGWGESHLSSTTKAYTNLDGEKSHIVNTAWAMLALMKAGQAERDPSPLHEAARLIMSMQLGNGDFPQEEMIGSFLKNGPLCYMAYRNIFPIWALGEYHRLVLCSG; the protein is encoded by the exons ATGTGGAAGCTCAAGATCGCCGAGGGCGGCCCGTGGCTCTCGAGCGGCAACAATCACGTCGGAAGAGAAACATGGGAGTTTGACCAAAACGATGCCGGATCAAGCGAAGAGCGGGATGCGGTCGACGCTGCACGGGCCGAATTCCAGAAGAACAGGTTCAGGACAAGGCACAGCTCCGATGTTTTGGCTCGCATGCAG CTAGCAAAGAAGAATAACTTCAGCCTTGATCAGCAGAAACCAAATGATGAAGCTACTGTCGACATCAATGTAGCTACGGTATCAGAGGCACTGAGAAGGGCACTCGGATACTTCTCCGCCATACAAGCGCATGATGGGCACTGGCCAGGAGATTTTCCGGGGCCACTCTTTACCACAGCAACCATG ATCATAGTTTTGTATGTCACCGAGTCATTAGGTACTACGCTGTCATCGGAGCATCGCAAGGAGATCTGTCGTTACTTGTACAACCGTCAG AATATAGATGGAGGCTGGGGACTACACGCAGAAGGCGAAAGCTCCATGCTCAGCTCAGCTCTCAACTACACTGCTCTAAGACTACTTGGTGAGGGCGCTGATGATGGACCGGATATGTCCATGCCGAAAGCTCGGAAATGGATACATGACCATGGTGGTGCAACAATGATACCAATCTTGGGAAAAGTGTGGCTCTCG GTACTTGGGGTTTTTGAATGGTCAGGTGTAAACCCTATGCCCCCAGAATTGTTCCTTCTGCCATCCTTCGTTCCTATTCAACCAG GACGGTTGTGGAGTCACTTCAGAATGGCTTTCATCCCCATGTCCTATTTATATGGCAAGAAGTTTGTTGGCCCAATAACAAAACTGGTTTTGTCATTAAGAGAAGAGCTGCATATTCACCCCTACAAAAAGATTAACTGGAAGCAAGCGCGCAAATTATGCGCAAAG GAAGATGCCTATCATCCACATACCTGGCTCCAAGAATGCTTGTCTGACTGCCTTTACAGTTTCGGTGAACCGTTTCTGGCATGTTGGCCGGTTTCCTACATGAGACGAAGAGCTCTACGACAAATTGCCGATTTCCTGAAATACGAAGATGATATTTCACGGTATATCTGCATCGGCGCCGCGCAAAAG GCATTATCCATGTTATGCTGTTGGTCTGAGGATCCCAATTCAGATGCATTCAAGCGCCACTTGGCTAGAGTCGCTGATTTCCTATGGCTCAGTGAAGATGGCATGAAA GTATGTGCGGGCCAATCATGGGATGTTGCTTTTGCCGTACAAGCGATATTAGCGTCTAATGTTGCAGAGGAATTTGGAACTACTCTCAGGAAAGCACATCATTTCATAAAAGCATCCCAG ATTGTGGACAATCCTTCAGGTGACTTCGCCAGAAAGTACCGTCACATCTCTAAAGGAGGATGGGCCTTCCAGGTTGCAGACCAGGGCTGGCAGGTTTCAGATTGCACAGCAGAAGCTCTCAAG GCTCTGTTACTGCTCTCGAAGTTTCCGTCAGATATCGTGGGTGATCAGATGGAAACATGCCGCTTCCATGATGCGGTGAACGTATTACTATCTTTACAG AATCCTAATGGTGGCTATGGAACTTGGGAGCTAGCTCGTACATATCCATGGATGGAG aatttaaacatgacaGAGATATATGCGGACATCATGGTGGAGCATCA GTACGTCGAGTGTACCTCATCGGTCATCCAAGCATTGGCCCTGTTTCGGCAAAAGTACCCCGGGCATCGGGAAGATGAAATAGAACAGTGCATCAGGAGAGCGACAGAATTCATTGAGAAGTTGCAGAATGAAGACGGTTCATG GTTTGGATCATGGGGTATTTGCTTCACATATGGCACATGGTTTGCTATAGAGGGCCTATCAGCAGTTGGACAGTGTTACAATAACAGCACCTACATTCGGAAGGGTTGCCAGTTTCTATTATCAAAGCAGCTAAGGAATGGTGGATGGGGTGAGAGCCATCTTTCATCCACAACCAAG GCATACACCAACCTAGACGGGGAGAAATCACACATAGTCAACACCGCATGGGCGATGTTGGCGCTTATGAAAGCTGGACAG GCCGAAAGAGATCCGTCTCCTTTGCACGAAGCTGCAAGACTTATCATGAGCATGCAGCTTGGCAATGGTGACTTCCCACAGGAG GAAATGATTGGAAGTTTCTTGAAAAATGGTCCCTTGTGTTATATGGCTTATCGCAACATATTCCCCATATGGGCCCTTGGAGAGTATCATAGATTAGTACTTTGCTCTGGCTAA
- the LOC123088644 gene encoding homogentisate 1,2-dioxygenase, whose translation MSADPTNQPEPEQKGDGYAYLSGLGNSFASEAVPGALPADGHNSPLLCPLGLYAEQLSGTPFTTPRHRNLRTWMYRIKPSVTHDPFHPRDPPNPRLLADFHDPRAALATPTQLRWRPADLPPPDGPPELDFIDGLYTVCGAGSSFLRHGFAVHMYAANKSMDGCAFCNADGDFLIVPQQGKLLITTECGKMLVPPGEIVVIPQGFRFAVDLPDGPSRGYVSEIFGAHFQLPDLGPIGANGLASARDFLSPTAWFEQAHRPGYVIVQKYGGELFTATQDFSPFNVVAWHGNYVPYKYDLSKFCPFNTVLFDHADPSVNTVLTAPTDKPGVALLDFVIFPPRWLVAENTFRPPYYHRNCMSEFMGLIYGVYEAKADGFLPGGASLHSCMTPHGPDTKTYEATISKLGGPEANTPTRLSGTLAFMFESALIPRVCRWALESPSRDLDYYQCWIGLKSHFSHGKDGGYDGPATTGGDDKDGEK comes from the exons ATGTCCGCCGACCCGACAAACCAGCCGGAGCCGGAGCAGAAGGGCGACGGGTACGCGTACCTGTCGGGGCTGGGCAACAGCTTCGCGTCGGAGGCCGTCCCGGGGGCGCTCCCGGCCGACGGCCACAACAGCCCGCTGCTCTGCCCGCTGGGGCTCTACGCCGAGCAGCTCTCCGGCACCCCCTTCACCACCCCGCGCCACCGCAACCTACGAAC GTGGATGTACCGGATCAAGCCGTCGGTGACCCACGACCCCTTCCACCCGCGGGACCCGCCCAACCCGCGCCTCCTCGCCGACTTCCACGACCCGCGCGCCGCCCTCGCCACCCCCACCCAGCTCCGATGGCGCCCCGCCGACCTGCCGCCGCCCGATGGCCCGCCGGAGCTCGACTTCATCGACGGCCTCTACACCGTCTGCGGCGCCGGCAGCTCCTTCCTCCGCCACGGATTCGCAGTCCACAT GTATGCCGCCAACAAGTCCATGGACGGGTGCGCCTTCTGCAACGCCGACGGCGACTTCCTCATCGTGCCCCAGCAAGGGA AGTTGTTGATCACAACCGAGTGCGGAAAGATGCTGGTGCCGCCCGGCGAGATCGTCGTCATTCCCCAGGGCTTCCGCTTCGCCGTCGACTTGCCTGACGGCCCTTCGCGCGGCTACGTTTCCGAGATCTTCGGCGCCCATTTCCAGCTCCCTGATCTTGGCCCAATTG GTGCTAATGGCTTGGCTTCGGCAAGGGATTTCCTCTCCCCCACGGCATGGTTCGAGCAAGCACACCGCCCTGGGTATGTCATAGTGCAGAAGTATGGTGGCGAGCTTTTCACCGCCACACAGGATTTCTCGCCGTTTAATGTGGTCGCCTGGCATGGAAATTATGTCCCTTACAAG TACGATCTGAGCAAGTTCTGTCCGTTTAACACTGTCCTGTTTGATCACGCTGATCCGTCAGTGAACACAG TGCTGACTGCTCCAACTGACAAGCCTGGCGTGGCACTGCTTGATTTCGTGATATTCCCGCCTCGGTGGCTGGTGGCCGAGAACACGTTCCGCCCTCCGTACTACCATCGCAACTGCATGAGCGAGTTCATGGGGCTGATCTATGGCGTATACGAG GCAAAAGCAGACGGCTTCCTGCCGGGAGGCGCGAGCCTGCACAGCTGCATGACACCCCACGGGCCGGACACCAAGACGTACGAGGCGACCATCAGCAAGCTCGGCGGGCCGGAAGCCAACACACCGACGAGGCTGAGCGGCACGCTGGCCTTCATGTTTGAGTCGGCTCTGATCCCGCGCGTGTGCCGCTGGGCGCTCGAGTCACCCTCCCGGGACCTCGACTACTACCAGTGCTGGATCGGGCTCAAATCGCACTTCTCGCATGGCAAAGATGGCGGTTATGATGGACCGGCGACAACCGGCGGTGACGACAAGGATGGCGAGAAGTAG
- the LOC123088646 gene encoding cycloartenol synthase isoform X3, whose translation MWKLKIAEGGPWLSSGNNHVGRETWEFDQNDAGSSEERDAVDAARAEFQKNRFRTRHSSDVLARMQLAKKNNFSLDQQKPNDEATVDINVATVSEALRRALGYFSAIQAHDGHWPGDFPGPLFTTATMIIVLYVTESLGTTLSSEHRKEICRYLYNRQNIDGGWGLHAEGESSMLSSALNYTALRLLGEGADDGPDMSMPKARKWIHDHGGATMIPILGKVWLSVLGVFEWSGVNPMPPELFLLPSFVPIQPGRLWSHFRMAFIPMSYLYGKKFVGPITKLVLSLREELHIHPYKKINWKQARKLCAKEDAYHPHTWLQECLSDCLYSFGEPFLACWPVSYMRRRALRQIADFLKYEDDISRYICIGAAQKALSMLCCWSEDPNSDAFKRHLARVADFLWLSEDGMKVRVCAGQSWDVAFAVQAILASNVAEEFGTTLRKAHHFIKASQIVDNPSGDFARKYRHISKGGWAFQVADQGWQVSDCTAEALKALLLLSKFPSDIVGDQMETCRFHDAVNVLLSLQNPNGGYGTWELARTYPWMENLNMTEIYADIMVEHQYVECTSSVIQALALFRQKYPGHREDEIEQCIRRATEFIEKLQNEDGSWFGSWGICFTYGTWFAIEGLSAVGQCYNNSTYIRKGCQFLLSKQLRNGGWGESHLSSTTKAYTNLDGEKSHIVNTAWAMLALMKAGQENFKVQVLIQLNYEVVSN comes from the exons ATGTGGAAGCTCAAGATCGCCGAGGGCGGCCCGTGGCTCTCGAGCGGCAACAATCACGTCGGAAGAGAAACATGGGAGTTTGACCAAAACGATGCCGGATCAAGCGAAGAGCGGGATGCGGTCGACGCTGCACGGGCCGAATTCCAGAAGAACAGGTTCAGGACAAGGCACAGCTCCGATGTTTTGGCTCGCATGCAG CTAGCAAAGAAGAATAACTTCAGCCTTGATCAGCAGAAACCAAATGATGAAGCTACTGTCGACATCAATGTAGCTACGGTATCAGAGGCACTGAGAAGGGCACTCGGATACTTCTCCGCCATACAAGCGCATGATGGGCACTGGCCAGGAGATTTTCCGGGGCCACTCTTTACCACAGCAACCATG ATCATAGTTTTGTATGTCACCGAGTCATTAGGTACTACGCTGTCATCGGAGCATCGCAAGGAGATCTGTCGTTACTTGTACAACCGTCAG AATATAGATGGAGGCTGGGGACTACACGCAGAAGGCGAAAGCTCCATGCTCAGCTCAGCTCTCAACTACACTGCTCTAAGACTACTTGGTGAGGGCGCTGATGATGGACCGGATATGTCCATGCCGAAAGCTCGGAAATGGATACATGACCATGGTGGTGCAACAATGATACCAATCTTGGGAAAAGTGTGGCTCTCG GTACTTGGGGTTTTTGAATGGTCAGGTGTAAACCCTATGCCCCCAGAATTGTTCCTTCTGCCATCCTTCGTTCCTATTCAACCAG GACGGTTGTGGAGTCACTTCAGAATGGCTTTCATCCCCATGTCCTATTTATATGGCAAGAAGTTTGTTGGCCCAATAACAAAACTGGTTTTGTCATTAAGAGAAGAGCTGCATATTCACCCCTACAAAAAGATTAACTGGAAGCAAGCGCGCAAATTATGCGCAAAG GAAGATGCCTATCATCCACATACCTGGCTCCAAGAATGCTTGTCTGACTGCCTTTACAGTTTCGGTGAACCGTTTCTGGCATGTTGGCCGGTTTCCTACATGAGACGAAGAGCTCTACGACAAATTGCCGATTTCCTGAAATACGAAGATGATATTTCACGGTATATCTGCATCGGCGCCGCGCAAAAG GCATTATCCATGTTATGCTGTTGGTCTGAGGATCCCAATTCAGATGCATTCAAGCGCCACTTGGCTAGAGTCGCTGATTTCCTATGGCTCAGTGAAGATGGCATGAAAGTGCGG GTATGTGCGGGCCAATCATGGGATGTTGCTTTTGCCGTACAAGCGATATTAGCGTCTAATGTTGCAGAGGAATTTGGAACTACTCTCAGGAAAGCACATCATTTCATAAAAGCATCCCAG ATTGTGGACAATCCTTCAGGTGACTTCGCCAGAAAGTACCGTCACATCTCTAAAGGAGGATGGGCCTTCCAGGTTGCAGACCAGGGCTGGCAGGTTTCAGATTGCACAGCAGAAGCTCTCAAG GCTCTGTTACTGCTCTCGAAGTTTCCGTCAGATATCGTGGGTGATCAGATGGAAACATGCCGCTTCCATGATGCGGTGAACGTATTACTATCTTTACAG AATCCTAATGGTGGCTATGGAACTTGGGAGCTAGCTCGTACATATCCATGGATGGAG aatttaaacatgacaGAGATATATGCGGACATCATGGTGGAGCATCA GTACGTCGAGTGTACCTCATCGGTCATCCAAGCATTGGCCCTGTTTCGGCAAAAGTACCCCGGGCATCGGGAAGATGAAATAGAACAGTGCATCAGGAGAGCGACAGAATTCATTGAGAAGTTGCAGAATGAAGACGGTTCATG GTTTGGATCATGGGGTATTTGCTTCACATATGGCACATGGTTTGCTATAGAGGGCCTATCAGCAGTTGGACAGTGTTACAATAACAGCACCTACATTCGGAAGGGTTGCCAGTTTCTATTATCAAAGCAGCTAAGGAATGGTGGATGGGGTGAGAGCCATCTTTCATCCACAACCAAG GCATACACCAACCTAGACGGGGAGAAATCACACATAGTCAACACCGCATGGGCGATGTTGGCGCTTATGAAAGCTGGACAG GAGAACTTCAAGGTGCAGGTTCTAATTCAGTTGAACTACGAAGTAGTATCGAATTAA
- the LOC123088646 gene encoding cycloartenol Synthase isoform X1: MWKLKIAEGGPWLSSGNNHVGRETWEFDQNDAGSSEERDAVDAARAEFQKNRFRTRHSSDVLARMQLAKKNNFSLDQQKPNDEATVDINVATVSEALRRALGYFSAIQAHDGHWPGDFPGPLFTTATMIIVLYVTESLGTTLSSEHRKEICRYLYNRQNIDGGWGLHAEGESSMLSSALNYTALRLLGEGADDGPDMSMPKARKWIHDHGGATMIPILGKVWLSVLGVFEWSGVNPMPPELFLLPSFVPIQPGRLWSHFRMAFIPMSYLYGKKFVGPITKLVLSLREELHIHPYKKINWKQARKLCAKEDAYHPHTWLQECLSDCLYSFGEPFLACWPVSYMRRRALRQIADFLKYEDDISRYICIGAAQKALSMLCCWSEDPNSDAFKRHLARVADFLWLSEDGMKVRVCAGQSWDVAFAVQAILASNVAEEFGTTLRKAHHFIKASQIVDNPSGDFARKYRHISKGGWAFQVADQGWQVSDCTAEALKALLLLSKFPSDIVGDQMETCRFHDAVNVLLSLQNPNGGYGTWELARTYPWMENLNMTEIYADIMVEHQYVECTSSVIQALALFRQKYPGHREDEIEQCIRRATEFIEKLQNEDGSWFGSWGICFTYGTWFAIEGLSAVGQCYNNSTYIRKGCQFLLSKQLRNGGWGESHLSSTTKAYTNLDGEKSHIVNTAWAMLALMKAGQAERDPSPLHEAARLIMSMQLGNGDFPQEEMIGSFLKNGPLCYMAYRNIFPIWALGEYHRLVLCSG; encoded by the exons ATGTGGAAGCTCAAGATCGCCGAGGGCGGCCCGTGGCTCTCGAGCGGCAACAATCACGTCGGAAGAGAAACATGGGAGTTTGACCAAAACGATGCCGGATCAAGCGAAGAGCGGGATGCGGTCGACGCTGCACGGGCCGAATTCCAGAAGAACAGGTTCAGGACAAGGCACAGCTCCGATGTTTTGGCTCGCATGCAG CTAGCAAAGAAGAATAACTTCAGCCTTGATCAGCAGAAACCAAATGATGAAGCTACTGTCGACATCAATGTAGCTACGGTATCAGAGGCACTGAGAAGGGCACTCGGATACTTCTCCGCCATACAAGCGCATGATGGGCACTGGCCAGGAGATTTTCCGGGGCCACTCTTTACCACAGCAACCATG ATCATAGTTTTGTATGTCACCGAGTCATTAGGTACTACGCTGTCATCGGAGCATCGCAAGGAGATCTGTCGTTACTTGTACAACCGTCAG AATATAGATGGAGGCTGGGGACTACACGCAGAAGGCGAAAGCTCCATGCTCAGCTCAGCTCTCAACTACACTGCTCTAAGACTACTTGGTGAGGGCGCTGATGATGGACCGGATATGTCCATGCCGAAAGCTCGGAAATGGATACATGACCATGGTGGTGCAACAATGATACCAATCTTGGGAAAAGTGTGGCTCTCG GTACTTGGGGTTTTTGAATGGTCAGGTGTAAACCCTATGCCCCCAGAATTGTTCCTTCTGCCATCCTTCGTTCCTATTCAACCAG GACGGTTGTGGAGTCACTTCAGAATGGCTTTCATCCCCATGTCCTATTTATATGGCAAGAAGTTTGTTGGCCCAATAACAAAACTGGTTTTGTCATTAAGAGAAGAGCTGCATATTCACCCCTACAAAAAGATTAACTGGAAGCAAGCGCGCAAATTATGCGCAAAG GAAGATGCCTATCATCCACATACCTGGCTCCAAGAATGCTTGTCTGACTGCCTTTACAGTTTCGGTGAACCGTTTCTGGCATGTTGGCCGGTTTCCTACATGAGACGAAGAGCTCTACGACAAATTGCCGATTTCCTGAAATACGAAGATGATATTTCACGGTATATCTGCATCGGCGCCGCGCAAAAG GCATTATCCATGTTATGCTGTTGGTCTGAGGATCCCAATTCAGATGCATTCAAGCGCCACTTGGCTAGAGTCGCTGATTTCCTATGGCTCAGTGAAGATGGCATGAAAGTGCGG GTATGTGCGGGCCAATCATGGGATGTTGCTTTTGCCGTACAAGCGATATTAGCGTCTAATGTTGCAGAGGAATTTGGAACTACTCTCAGGAAAGCACATCATTTCATAAAAGCATCCCAG ATTGTGGACAATCCTTCAGGTGACTTCGCCAGAAAGTACCGTCACATCTCTAAAGGAGGATGGGCCTTCCAGGTTGCAGACCAGGGCTGGCAGGTTTCAGATTGCACAGCAGAAGCTCTCAAG GCTCTGTTACTGCTCTCGAAGTTTCCGTCAGATATCGTGGGTGATCAGATGGAAACATGCCGCTTCCATGATGCGGTGAACGTATTACTATCTTTACAG AATCCTAATGGTGGCTATGGAACTTGGGAGCTAGCTCGTACATATCCATGGATGGAG aatttaaacatgacaGAGATATATGCGGACATCATGGTGGAGCATCA GTACGTCGAGTGTACCTCATCGGTCATCCAAGCATTGGCCCTGTTTCGGCAAAAGTACCCCGGGCATCGGGAAGATGAAATAGAACAGTGCATCAGGAGAGCGACAGAATTCATTGAGAAGTTGCAGAATGAAGACGGTTCATG GTTTGGATCATGGGGTATTTGCTTCACATATGGCACATGGTTTGCTATAGAGGGCCTATCAGCAGTTGGACAGTGTTACAATAACAGCACCTACATTCGGAAGGGTTGCCAGTTTCTATTATCAAAGCAGCTAAGGAATGGTGGATGGGGTGAGAGCCATCTTTCATCCACAACCAAG GCATACACCAACCTAGACGGGGAGAAATCACACATAGTCAACACCGCATGGGCGATGTTGGCGCTTATGAAAGCTGGACAG GCCGAAAGAGATCCGTCTCCTTTGCACGAAGCTGCAAGACTTATCATGAGCATGCAGCTTGGCAATGGTGACTTCCCACAGGAG GAAATGATTGGAAGTTTCTTGAAAAATGGTCCCTTGTGTTATATGGCTTATCGCAACATATTCCCCATATGGGCCCTTGGAGAGTATCATAGATTAGTACTTTGCTCTGGCTAA